AAGCACATTAGTTAAAAATGAATAATCTTTTGTGTTGTTAAATCTGTCTACTGACATAATATGTGGAGAAATTAATTCCTGTTGATCAAAAACAATATCACCAACTACATCAGTAATAATTGAATCGATTTCTTCCCAATAATCAGAAACGATTAAAATATCAATATCAGAATCTTTTCTATCATCACCCCGAGCAACAGAACCAAACAATATAATTCTAACTATCTTGTCAGAATTAATAGCATTTGCAAACTCATGAGCAATT
This portion of the uncultured Methanobrevibacter sp. genome encodes:
- a CDS encoding nucleotidyltransferase domain-containing protein; its protein translation is MNNRVKIAHEFANAINSDKIVRIILFGSVARGDDRKDSDIDILIVSDYWEEIDSIITDVVGDIVFDQQELISPHIMSVDRFNNTKDYSFLTNVLEDGVVLV